The Chloroflexota bacterium genome window below encodes:
- a CDS encoding rhodanese-like domain-containing protein: MFQAPSRAQTLPNEITTADALAKRNAGAFILDVREPSEWNEYHVPNSTLIPLGSLAARVNELPRDKEIVVVCRSGNRSATGRDVLRQAGFAQVTSLAGGLNGWKAAGYPTVSGP; encoded by the coding sequence ATGTTCCAAGCCCCATCGCGCGCGCAAACGTTGCCGAATGAAATCACGACGGCGGACGCGCTGGCGAAACGCAACGCGGGCGCGTTCATTCTCGATGTACGTGAGCCGAGCGAGTGGAATGAATATCACGTCCCGAATTCGACCTTGATTCCGCTCGGTTCACTCGCCGCGCGCGTGAACGAATTGCCGCGCGACAAAGAGATCGTCGTCGTGTGTCGCTCGGGAAACCGGAGCGCGACCGGGCGCGATGTGTTGCGCCAAGCCGGTTTCGCCCAGGTGACGAGTCTCGCCGGCGGATTGAATGGTTGGAAAGCCGCGGGCTACCCAACGGTGAGCGGTCCGTAA
- a CDS encoding MFS transporter has product MTAHEQANNPIPHLTRSLIALISGSLLLRAAAGAMGENIQFYFNAIHEAALNPDHPLRLIAGRHNVYEVSYTIGGLIIGTFFAAELVGAPLFGAWSDRYGRKLFIIFGPLFGAIAVQITAMTTVVWMLLVTRLLEGISTAANAPATLGYIAETTSHSPKLRARVVGFFEIATIGGAAAGFSLGGWLWRHYGDAAIVAGIPLTSPAFALNAIIYLASLAILWWGLHEYREGVHTGKSASPRETWAHYWKLVTNPRVQRFAPAWIAINAVLGVFINLTARVFTDRTVFQDQLLVGRFDAFEAGNVRAAYAVIFVIGILFWSMFFAQMKKTTVMLIGTGGLFLTCLILYAINHQPSFDAPLILPLAILLAVSIVIQSGFTPAALAHLADITEEHSADRGAIMGLYSVFLGVGQFLGAALGGPFVDWRGADGIVVITALLGLFSAAMLVRLQATESRQPAIIESVAE; this is encoded by the coding sequence ATGACAGCACACGAGCAAGCCAACAATCCCATCCCCCACTTGACGCGCTCGCTGATTGCGCTCATCAGTGGCAGTCTTCTACTGCGCGCGGCAGCGGGCGCGATGGGCGAGAACATTCAATTCTATTTTAATGCGATTCACGAAGCCGCACTGAATCCGGATCATCCGTTGCGATTGATCGCCGGTCGGCATAACGTGTACGAAGTTTCGTACACGATAGGTGGCTTGATTATCGGAACTTTTTTCGCCGCCGAGTTGGTTGGTGCGCCGCTCTTTGGTGCGTGGAGCGATCGGTATGGACGCAAGTTGTTTATCATCTTTGGTCCACTCTTTGGCGCGATTGCCGTGCAAATCACGGCGATGACGACGGTCGTGTGGATGTTGCTCGTGACGCGTTTGCTCGAAGGCATTTCGACTGCCGCGAACGCGCCGGCAACCCTGGGTTATATCGCCGAGACCACATCACATTCGCCCAAGTTGCGCGCGCGCGTCGTCGGCTTTTTTGAAATCGCCACGATTGGCGGCGCGGCGGCGGGCTTTTCGCTCGGCGGTTGGTTATGGCGCCACTATGGTGACGCCGCCATTGTCGCCGGAATTCCGCTCACCAGTCCCGCGTTCGCGCTCAACGCGATCATCTACCTGGCGAGTCTTGCGATTTTGTGGTGGGGCTTGCATGAGTACCGCGAAGGAGTCCATACCGGCAAGTCCGCTTCGCCGCGTGAAACCTGGGCGCACTATTGGAAACTGGTGACGAATCCGCGCGTGCAACGCTTCGCTCCGGCATGGATCGCGATCAACGCGGTGCTGGGCGTATTCATCAACCTAACCGCGCGCGTGTTCACCGACCGAACGGTATTCCAAGATCAACTCCTCGTCGGGCGTTTCGATGCCTTTGAAGCCGGCAACGTCCGCGCCGCGTACGCCGTGATTTTTGTGATCGGCATTTTGTTCTGGAGCATGTTCTTCGCGCAGATGAAAAAGACGACCGTGATGCTAATCGGCACGGGCGGATTGTTCCTCACGTGCTTGATCCTCTATGCGATCAACCATCAGCCGTCGTTTGACGCGCCGCTCATTCTGCCCCTCGCGATTCTACTCGCGGTCAGCATCGTGATTCAAAGCGGCTTTACGCCCGCCGCGCTCGCGCATCTCGCCGACATCACCGAAGAACATTCGGCTGATCGCGGCGCGATCATGGGGTTGTATTCGGTGTTCCTCGGCGTCGGTCAATTCCTCGGCGCGGCGCTCGGTGGACCGTTCGTGGATTGGCGCGGCGCGGATGGCATCGTCGTCATCACCGCCTTGCTGGGTCTGTTTTCGGCGGCGATGCTCGTGCGATTGCAAGCCACCGAATCGCGGCAACCCGCCATCATCGAATCCGTCGCGGAATAA
- a CDS encoding sigma-70 family RNA polymerase sigma factor: MADTLSDRELYERIRAGDKSACAACIEQHSPAVYRIALRVVGNPADAEDVMQETFLSAFKAIDTFEWRSGLATWLYRIAYNAALMRLRKPGRHAVSVEELAEGEGIIETPRQLFDWCCLPDAEYATTEARAELERAISQLPEKLRAVFVLRDLEELSTEATARVLGLSNEAVKTRLHRARLWLRERLTDYFREAASRKET, encoded by the coding sequence ATGGCAGACACACTTTCAGATCGTGAACTGTACGAACGCATTCGCGCGGGCGACAAATCGGCATGCGCCGCGTGCATCGAACAACATTCGCCGGCGGTGTATCGCATCGCGTTGCGCGTCGTCGGCAATCCTGCTGATGCGGAAGATGTGATGCAGGAAACGTTTCTCAGCGCGTTCAAAGCGATTGACACGTTTGAATGGCGTTCGGGTTTGGCGACCTGGTTATATCGCATCGCGTACAATGCCGCGCTGATGCGGCTCCGCAAGCCGGGACGCCACGCGGTCTCGGTCGAAGAATTAGCGGAAGGCGAAGGCATTATCGAGACGCCGCGTCAATTGTTCGATTGGTGTTGCCTGCCTGACGCCGAGTACGCGACGACCGAAGCGCGCGCGGAACTCGAACGCGCGATCAGTCAATTACCGGAGAAACTACGCGCGGTGTTCGTCTTGCGCGATCTCGAAGAACTCTCGACCGAGGCGACCGCGCGCGTGCTGGGTCTATCGAACGAAGCGGTCAAGACGCGCTTACATCGTGCGCGCTTGTGGTTGCGCGAACGGCTAACGGATTATTTTCGCGAAGCCGCAAGTCGCAAGGAGACGTGA
- a CDS encoding trypsin-like peptidase domain-containing protein yields the protein MQKPNYVLITVALIFAVIVGVLGGGVMGGIAGYMAASSAVPAALPVNASPVVSNANPVPVNPVAPSVTTLTLKEDSAVIDAVRKVKPAVVTVINQLQTTRRTTTITPTASGSGVVIDQRGYIVTNNHVVDGQKSLSVIFSDGTKADATIIGTDSIADIAVIKVDTKLPAVAQFGDSSALEPGQFAIAIGSPLGDFRGTVTVGVVSALNRSVGRMQGLVQTDAAINNGNSGGPLVNTLGQVIGINTLVVRSTNEGNVAEGLGFAVPSNMVREIVSQLIAKGKVERAYIGIRYQDVDPQIAGAMNLPATHGVLVSTVEAGSPAAKAGLQENDVILAFDSKKIDADNPLSVMLFTRRVGETVTLTILRDGKELQLKLTLTLRPASS from the coding sequence ATGCAAAAACCGAACTATGTTCTGATAACTGTCGCGTTGATTTTCGCGGTAATAGTGGGTGTGCTGGGTGGGGGCGTGATGGGTGGAATTGCCGGCTACATGGCGGCTTCGTCCGCCGTGCCAGCCGCGCTCCCGGTGAACGCGTCGCCGGTCGTCTCAAATGCGAATCCAGTTCCTGTCAATCCTGTTGCGCCTTCGGTGACAACACTCACGTTGAAAGAGGATTCGGCGGTAATTGATGCGGTGCGTAAAGTCAAACCTGCCGTCGTGACTGTAATCAATCAGTTGCAAACGACGCGACGCACGACTACCATCACGCCGACGGCGTCTGGTTCGGGCGTGGTGATTGACCAACGCGGTTACATCGTGACGAATAATCATGTTGTTGATGGGCAAAAAAGTTTGTCGGTGATTTTTTCCGATGGTACGAAAGCGGACGCGACGATCATCGGCACGGATTCGATTGCGGACATTGCGGTGATCAAGGTGGATACGAAACTACCGGCGGTCGCGCAGTTCGGTGATTCGTCCGCGTTGGAGCCAGGTCAATTCGCCATTGCAATCGGCAGTCCGCTCGGCGATTTTCGCGGCACCGTAACGGTGGGCGTTGTGAGCGCGTTGAATCGCAGTGTGGGCAGGATGCAAGGTCTGGTGCAGACCGACGCCGCGATCAACAACGGCAACTCGGGTGGTCCGCTCGTCAATACGTTGGGGCAGGTGATCGGCATCAACACGTTGGTCGTGCGCAGCACGAACGAAGGAAATGTCGCCGAAGGGTTGGGTTTTGCGGTGCCGTCGAACATGGTGCGCGAAATCGTTTCGCAGTTGATTGCGAAAGGCAAAGTCGAGCGCGCGTACATCGGCATTCGCTACCAGGATGTGGACCCGCAAATCGCCGGCGCGATGAATTTGCCGGCAACGCATGGCGTCCTGGTTTCGACCGTCGAAGCGGGCAGTCCCGCGGCGAAAGCCGGGTTGCAAGAGAACGATGTGATCCTCGCGTTCGATTCCAAAAAGATTGACGCGGATAATCCATTGTCGGTGATGTTGTTCACGCGTCGCGTCGGCGAAACGGTGACGCTGACGATCTTGCGCGACGGCAAAGAGTTGCAACTCAAGTTGACGTTGACGTTGCGACCGGCGTCGTCGTAA
- a CDS encoding OsmC family protein, translating to MEMIIDFPGGARVDAHFDSFTIKTDQPAQGGGAGSAPTPFATFLSSLGTCAGIYVLGFCRQRGLPTENIRLVQRMQVDPITHLVSHITLDIQLPPDFPEKYKTAVIRSAEQCAVKKHFERPPEIQVSALIGEPAHA from the coding sequence ATGGAAATGATCATTGATTTTCCCGGCGGCGCGCGCGTGGACGCGCATTTCGATTCGTTCACGATCAAGACTGACCAGCCCGCGCAAGGCGGCGGCGCAGGGTCCGCACCGACGCCGTTCGCGACGTTTCTTTCGTCGCTGGGCACGTGTGCGGGAATTTACGTGTTGGGTTTTTGTCGTCAGCGTGGTTTGCCGACCGAAAACATTCGGCTTGTGCAACGGATGCAAGTGGATCCGATAACGCATCTGGTTTCGCACATTACACTCGACATACAACTTCCGCCCGACTTTCCAGAAAAGTACAAAACGGCGGTCATTCGTTCGGCGGAACAGTGCGCGGTCAAGAAACATTTCGAGCGTCCACCGGAAATTCAGGTGAGCGCGCTGATCGGCGAACCGGCGCACGCCTAA
- a CDS encoding polysaccharide deacetylase family protein: MSARLFLMTWLAAWLVACASPASPTAIPAPSATIVLPTATPTFTPTFTPTRVPTPTSTPTAFVTPPATGEAANVPILMYHNLRDLPNNASELERTWTVAPKQFEAQIAALATRGFHTITMAQLVAHLKHQGALPIKPIVISFDDGWVEQYTVAYAVLKKYNYIGTFFIYTNPIDRAHYLTWAQLQDMSVAGMDIQAHTLTHPHLRALAPSEAQREISESKKIIESKLGKPVVAFAYPFGEYNTAVIEMLKRANLDSAVTLASGYRQRTDELYTLHRIRVSYGDTLDDFSKRLPQ, encoded by the coding sequence ATGAGCGCGCGTCTCTTTTTGATGACGTGGCTCGCCGCGTGGCTCGTCGCGTGCGCCTCGCCCGCAAGTCCAACAGCCATACCTGCGCCGAGCGCGACGATTGTCCTCCCAACGGCGACGCCGACATTCACACCCACGTTTACTCCAACGCGCGTGCCCACCCCGACATCAACGCCAACCGCGTTTGTCACCCCTCCCGCGACTGGCGAAGCCGCGAACGTACCAATTTTGATGTATCACAACCTGCGCGATTTGCCGAACAACGCGAGCGAATTGGAGCGCACGTGGACGGTCGCGCCGAAGCAATTTGAAGCGCAGATCGCGGCGCTTGCCACGCGCGGTTTTCACACGATCACCATGGCGCAACTCGTCGCGCATCTAAAACACCAAGGTGCTCTGCCGATCAAACCGATCGTCATTTCGTTTGACGACGGCTGGGTGGAACAGTATACCGTCGCGTATGCGGTGTTGAAAAAATACAACTATATCGGCACCTTTTTCATTTACACGAATCCGATTGACCGCGCGCATTATTTGACCTGGGCGCAATTGCAGGACATGTCTGTGGCAGGGATGGACATTCAAGCGCACACGTTGACGCACCCGCATCTGCGCGCGCTCGCGCCGAGCGAGGCGCAACGCGAAATTAGCGAATCGAAAAAAATCATCGAATCCAAGTTGGGCAAGCCCGTCGTCGCCTTCGCGTACCCGTTTGGCGAGTACAACACGGCGGTCATCGAGATGCTCAAGCGCGCGAACTTGGACAGCGCCGTGACGCTGGCATCGGGTTATCGCCAACGCACCGACGAATTGTACACGCTTCATCGCATCCGCGTATCGTACGGCGATACCCTCGATGATTTCAGCAAGCGATTACCCCAATAA
- a CDS encoding DUF86 domain-containing protein: MATMKRNLARLLKQKLPALNKVFAGDPHVLGVFLFGSQADGTATAQRGKTFEDFVLDADLKDAAKYRLQTAVQAMIDIAQHICARLRLKVATDSGECIRTLEKQGLLSRERATTYVKMARFRNVLVHLYGEVDDHRVHEIVGQERDSFRMFLADVDMIIEKYQKKEKNGSKKIGR; encoded by the coding sequence ATGGCGACGATGAAACGGAATCTCGCGCGCCTCCTCAAACAAAAACTGCCCGCGCTCAATAAAGTTTTCGCGGGCGATCCGCACGTGCTCGGCGTTTTTCTGTTCGGTTCGCAAGCCGATGGCACGGCAACGGCGCAGCGCGGCAAGACCTTTGAAGATTTCGTTTTGGACGCCGACCTAAAAGATGCTGCCAAGTACCGATTGCAGACCGCCGTGCAAGCGATGATTGACATCGCCCAGCACATCTGTGCGCGGTTGCGCTTGAAGGTCGCGACTGACAGTGGCGAATGCATTCGCACACTCGAAAAACAAGGATTGCTTTCCAGAGAACGCGCGACAACCTATGTCAAAATGGCTCGTTTTCGCAACGTGTTGGTACATCTTTACGGCGAAGTAGACGATCATCGAGTACACGAGATTGTAGGACAAGAACGGGATTCGTTTCGGATGTTTCTTGCAGACGTGGACATGATTATCGAAAAGTACCAAAAGAAAGAGAAAAACGGAAGTAAAAAAATTGGTAGGTAA
- a CDS encoding zf-HC2 domain-containing protein: MEHRECEHLLGALSQYLDGEASANVCAEIEKHLADCTNCRVVVDTLRKTILLYREQPKPVLNDDARARLYRSLDLQEFFVPRKSE, encoded by the coding sequence ATGGAACATCGCGAGTGTGAACATTTGTTGGGCGCACTGTCCCAGTATCTCGACGGCGAAGCGTCCGCCAACGTGTGCGCGGAAATCGAAAAGCATCTTGCCGATTGTACGAATTGCCGCGTCGTCGTGGACACGTTGCGTAAAACGATCTTGCTCTACCGCGAACAGCCCAAGCCCGTACTGAACGATGACGCGCGCGCGCGGTTGTATCGTTCGCTCGACCTCCAGGAATTTTTCGTCCCGCGCAAATCCGAATGA